A window of the Bradyrhizobium diazoefficiens genome harbors these coding sequences:
- a CDS encoding ABC transporter substrate-binding protein, with protein sequence MRSKVIGAVSLAVAAAGLFAAAAPAFAQQKTITVWWGKGFYRSEDDALLETIKKFEAKTGIKVELSQYAIQDMIPKTVAALDAGTVPDVAYSDSYDVQAQGKWAYEGKLEDLTDVMEPIKGRFVQNTLDASILYNDVTKKKAYYGFPLKQQSMHVQIWNDMLEKAGFKQSDIPTDWAGYWTFWCDKVQPGIRKATGQRIYAVGQPMGVESTDAFQSFYTFMDAYHVKLVDDDGKLLVDDPKVRDGLIHALKDYTDTYIKGCTPPSSTTWKDPDNNVAFHNKTIVMTHNFTISIAAKWYEDSQNQALTQEQRDAGKKAYEQDIITASFPKAPDGSTIRYRSDVKTGLVFTAAKNKAEAKQFISFLLQEENVRPYIEGALGRWFPVTKESQASPFWQADKHRKAVYAQFTGGTAPFDFTKNWKFTILNNENVWAKAMNRVVSEKVPVDKAVDELIARIKQVAG encoded by the coding sequence GTGAGATCCAAGGTTATTGGCGCAGTATCACTGGCGGTCGCTGCGGCCGGGCTGTTTGCAGCCGCTGCACCCGCATTTGCGCAGCAAAAGACGATTACGGTCTGGTGGGGCAAAGGCTTCTATCGGTCCGAAGACGACGCGCTGCTCGAGACGATCAAGAAGTTCGAAGCCAAGACCGGCATCAAGGTCGAATTGTCGCAATACGCGATTCAGGACATGATTCCGAAGACGGTCGCCGCACTCGACGCCGGCACCGTGCCCGATGTCGCCTATTCCGATTCCTACGACGTGCAGGCGCAGGGCAAGTGGGCCTATGAGGGCAAGCTCGAGGACCTCACGGACGTCATGGAGCCGATCAAGGGCCGGTTCGTGCAGAACACGCTGGACGCATCGATCCTTTATAACGACGTCACCAAGAAGAAGGCCTATTACGGCTTCCCGCTGAAGCAGCAGAGCATGCACGTCCAGATCTGGAACGACATGCTGGAGAAGGCGGGCTTCAAGCAGAGCGACATCCCGACCGACTGGGCTGGGTACTGGACGTTCTGGTGCGACAAGGTTCAGCCGGGGATCCGCAAGGCGACCGGCCAGCGCATTTATGCCGTCGGACAGCCGATGGGCGTGGAATCCACCGACGCCTTCCAGTCGTTCTACACTTTCATGGACGCCTACCACGTCAAGCTGGTCGACGACGACGGCAAGCTCCTGGTCGACGACCCAAAGGTGCGCGACGGCCTGATCCATGCGCTGAAGGACTACACCGACACCTACATCAAGGGCTGCACCCCGCCATCGTCCACGACCTGGAAGGATCCGGACAACAACGTCGCCTTCCACAACAAGACGATCGTGATGACCCACAATTTCACGATCTCGATCGCGGCGAAGTGGTACGAGGATTCGCAGAATCAGGCGCTCACGCAAGAACAGCGCGACGCCGGCAAGAAGGCCTATGAACAGGACATCATCACGGCGTCCTTCCCGAAGGCGCCGGATGGTTCGACCATCCGCTACCGCTCCGACGTCAAGACCGGGTTGGTCTTCACCGCGGCCAAGAACAAGGCCGAGGCCAAGCAGTTCATCAGCTTCCTGCTCCAGGAAGAGAACGTCCGACCCTATATCGAAGGCGCGCTCGGCCGCTGGTTCCCCGTGACGAAGGAAAGCCAGGCCAGCCCATTCTGGCAGGCCGACAAGCACCGCAAGGCGGTCTACGCCCAGTTCACGGGCGGCACCGCGCCGTTCGACTTCACCAAGAACTGGAAGTTCACGATCCTCAACAACGAGAACGTCTGGGCCAAGGCGATGAACCGGGTTGTCAGTGAGAAGGTCCCGGTCGACAAGGCCGTCGACGAGCTGATCGCCCGCATCAAGCAGGTTGCAGGCTAA
- a CDS encoding ABC transporter ATP-binding protein — translation MTDELPRMSAAANAAGDAHPAAGEPLLRIEGVGKTFGTFRAVDGVSLDIKAGEFFALLGPSGCGKTTLLRMLAGFEAPDEGRILLGGKDIAQALPHERPINMMFQNYALFPHLTVRDNIAFGLKRAGMARADIATRVAEMVALVKLNGLEKRKPDQLSGGQRQRVALARALARRPQLLLLDEPLAALDKKLRENTQGELMELQRRLGMTFIIVTHDQEEAMTMASRIGVMNAGKLAQVAGPRELYEAPRSRWIAEFVGDINLFDAESKLRDGHRLVVGTRDAGTLVVAEPRQPVGESRFSVAIRPEKIKLSRRGPVSEAGHETAINRLDGVIADICYLGGTTTYKVKLDSGGMVQASVANSARLDVDAYSLNQQIVAWFSPDDCVVLPS, via the coding sequence ATGACTGACGAGTTGCCCAGAATGAGCGCCGCGGCCAATGCGGCTGGAGATGCGCATCCGGCCGCGGGTGAGCCGCTGCTGCGCATCGAGGGCGTGGGCAAGACGTTCGGGACGTTCCGCGCGGTCGACGGCGTGTCGCTCGACATCAAGGCCGGTGAGTTCTTTGCGCTGCTTGGCCCCAGCGGTTGCGGCAAGACCACGCTGCTGCGCATGCTCGCCGGCTTCGAGGCCCCGGACGAGGGGCGCATCCTGCTCGGCGGCAAGGACATCGCGCAGGCGCTGCCGCACGAGCGTCCGATCAACATGATGTTCCAGAACTACGCATTGTTTCCGCATCTCACGGTGCGCGACAATATCGCCTTCGGCCTCAAGCGCGCCGGCATGGCACGCGCCGACATCGCAACGCGTGTCGCGGAGATGGTTGCGCTGGTGAAGCTCAACGGACTGGAGAAGCGCAAGCCGGACCAGCTCTCCGGCGGCCAGCGCCAGCGTGTGGCGCTGGCCCGCGCGCTGGCGCGGCGGCCGCAATTGTTGCTGCTCGACGAGCCGCTCGCAGCCCTCGACAAGAAATTGCGTGAAAACACGCAGGGCGAGCTGATGGAGCTGCAACGCCGGCTCGGCATGACCTTCATCATCGTCACCCACGACCAGGAAGAAGCGATGACGATGGCGAGCCGGATCGGCGTGATGAACGCCGGCAAGCTTGCCCAGGTCGCGGGCCCCCGCGAGCTCTACGAGGCGCCGCGCTCGCGCTGGATCGCGGAGTTTGTCGGCGACATCAATCTGTTCGACGCCGAGTCCAAATTGCGCGACGGTCATCGCCTGGTCGTTGGCACGCGCGATGCGGGTACGCTGGTGGTGGCCGAGCCGCGCCAGCCCGTCGGCGAGAGCAGATTTTCGGTTGCGATCCGCCCCGAGAAGATCAAGCTGTCGCGTCGTGGTCCCGTGAGCGAGGCCGGTCATGAAACCGCGATCAACCGGCTGGACGGCGTGATCGCCGACATCTGCTATCTCGGCGGCACCACCACCTACAAGGTGAAGCTCGATTCCGGTGGCATGGTGCAGGCGTCCGTCGCCAACAGCGCGCGCCTCGATGTCGATGCCTATAGCCTGAACCAGCAAATCGTCGCGTGGTTCTCGCCTGATGACTGCGTGGTGCTGCCGTCATGA
- a CDS encoding glycerol-3-phosphate dehydrogenase: MADYDLAIIGGGLNGVSLARDAAGRGLRVILIEQGDLAGAASSATPRLIHGDLSVLERRGFWRVRRALAERSTWLRIAPHLVRPMSFVIPAHSDERPPWLLRAGLYVYDVLTNRGGLPRSTTLDITHHPVGNALKRPFGIAFEYADCVVDDSRLVVLTALDASERGAAILTGARCVRADRTDIWRLALVDRGHRRVITARALANATGAWTSMVAETVLRQKQPAMAAMQMSQIVVPRLFESDNVYVFQNNDGRLIFASPFERDFTLVGTVTHDFTGDPAIVAMPGADIGYLCEAASRYFRERVTPSDVVRTVSGVNLTPASARRRDGTTLFHARRRKAPLLTMFGGDVTTSRLRAERAVTRLTPFYPMSPRWTAGAALPGGDFAWDRFETEIDLARHCWRFLSEPQARRLVAAYGSRLPVVLGEAKTRDELGPGFGPDLTGAEVRYLMAREWARFPEDILWRRSKLGLTMTAADGEALAAFMAGVNDSPRTG; the protein is encoded by the coding sequence ATGGCGGATTACGACCTCGCGATCATCGGCGGCGGCCTGAACGGTGTCAGCCTCGCGCGCGATGCCGCCGGCCGCGGGCTGCGGGTGATCCTGATCGAGCAGGGCGATCTCGCCGGTGCTGCCTCGTCGGCGACACCGCGATTGATCCATGGCGATTTATCCGTGCTGGAGCGGCGTGGCTTCTGGCGGGTGCGCCGGGCCCTGGCCGAGCGGTCGACCTGGCTCCGGATCGCGCCGCATCTGGTGCGGCCGATGAGTTTCGTGATCCCCGCCCATTCCGACGAACGCCCGCCATGGCTGTTGCGCGCGGGCCTATACGTTTATGACGTCCTCACGAACCGCGGCGGCCTGCCCCGATCGACTACCCTCGACATCACGCATCATCCGGTCGGCAACGCGCTGAAGCGGCCGTTCGGCATCGCGTTCGAATATGCCGATTGCGTCGTCGACGATTCGCGCCTGGTGGTGCTCACGGCGCTGGATGCCAGTGAGCGTGGCGCCGCGATCCTGACCGGGGCGCGTTGCGTGCGCGCCGACAGGACCGACATCTGGCGGCTCGCGCTGGTCGATCGCGGCCATCGCCGCGTGATCACGGCACGTGCGCTGGCCAATGCCACCGGCGCCTGGACCTCGATGGTTGCCGAGACCGTGCTGCGGCAGAAGCAGCCGGCCATGGCGGCCATGCAGATGAGCCAGATCGTCGTGCCCAGGCTGTTCGAGTCCGACAACGTCTACGTCTTCCAGAACAACGACGGTCGGTTGATTTTTGCCAGCCCGTTCGAACGTGATTTCACGCTGGTCGGCACGGTCACGCATGACTTCACCGGCGATCCCGCAATCGTCGCGATGCCGGGTGCCGATATCGGCTATCTCTGCGAAGCCGCCAGCCGCTATTTTCGCGAGCGCGTTACGCCGAGCGACGTGGTGCGCACGGTCTCCGGCGTCAATTTGACGCCGGCGTCCGCGCGGCGACGCGACGGCACGACGCTGTTCCACGCACGCCGGCGCAAGGCGCCGCTGCTCACGATGTTCGGCGGCGACGTCACGACCTCGCGGCTGCGCGCGGAGCGGGCCGTGACGCGGCTGACCCCGTTCTATCCGATGTCGCCGCGCTGGACCGCCGGCGCGGCATTGCCCGGCGGAGATTTTGCCTGGGATCGTTTCGAGACCGAAATCGACCTCGCCCGCCACTGCTGGCGGTTTCTCTCCGAGCCGCAGGCCCGGCGCCTGGTTGCGGCCTACGGCTCGCGATTGCCGGTCGTGCTGGGCGAGGCGAAGACACGCGATGAGCTGGGCCCAGGTTTTGGGCCCGACCTGACCGGCGCCGAGGTGCGCTATCTCATGGCCCGGGAATGGGCGCGCTTCCCCGAGGACATCCTGTGGCGCCGCTCCAAGCTCGGCCTGACCATGACGGCGGCGGACGGTGAGGCGCTGGCTGCGTTCATGGCGGGTGTGAACGATTCCCCTCGAACCGGTTGA
- a CDS encoding carbohydrate ABC transporter permease, whose translation MKLPSLRDVATEARLLLIGIPVFLWTMIPIYHMFLFAISPKEDAFSGKLWPDHPTLHNFEIVFKQQHYFLRDFYVQFWNSTLIAAAVGALTLFIATAAAFSISRLKVPGGRMVLNLALFTYFIPAAFLAVPMYRTMGNYGLLNNHWALILAMVTIASPYAIWVLKQASDKLPVELDEAAVMDGATTLQIFRLVYLPLMMPSLVAIGTYAVLLAWNEYLYAFLLLSNDQEITLPVALGNFLAADDSPWELLMTTGFIYALPPAAVYYAFRRYMVGGLTAGAVKS comes from the coding sequence ATGAAGCTTCCCTCTCTCCGTGACGTCGCGACGGAAGCGCGGCTGCTCCTGATCGGCATTCCTGTCTTCCTGTGGACGATGATCCCGATCTACCACATGTTCCTGTTCGCGATCTCCCCGAAGGAGGACGCGTTCTCGGGCAAGCTGTGGCCGGACCATCCGACGCTGCACAACTTCGAAATCGTGTTCAAGCAGCAGCACTATTTCCTGCGCGACTTCTACGTCCAGTTCTGGAATTCGACGCTGATCGCCGCGGCCGTCGGCGCATTGACGCTGTTCATCGCCACGGCCGCGGCGTTCTCGATCTCGCGGCTGAAGGTGCCCGGCGGGCGCATGGTGCTGAACCTCGCGCTCTTCACCTATTTCATCCCCGCGGCATTCCTTGCCGTGCCGATGTACCGCACCATGGGAAATTACGGCCTGCTCAACAATCACTGGGCGCTGATCCTGGCGATGGTGACGATCGCCTCGCCTTACGCGATCTGGGTGCTGAAGCAGGCCTCGGACAAGCTGCCGGTCGAGCTGGATGAAGCCGCGGTGATGGACGGCGCCACCACGCTGCAGATCTTCCGTCTGGTCTATCTGCCGCTGATGATGCCCTCGCTGGTCGCGATCGGCACCTATGCAGTGCTGCTCGCCTGGAACGAATATCTCTATGCATTCCTGCTGCTGTCGAACGACCAGGAGATCACGCTTCCCGTCGCGCTCGGCAACTTCCTCGCCGCCGACGATTCGCCGTGGGAACTCTTGATGACCACCGGCTTCATCTACGCGCTGCCGCCGGCTGCGGTCTATTACGCCTTCCGCCGCTACATGGTCGGCGGGCTGACAGCGGGTGCGGTGAAGTCCTAG
- a CDS encoding ABC transporter permease yields MSARRIFARPARFAAIAPYVWMVLFFLVPFGFVLKISLSQTAIAQPPYEPVFDLTAGWTAIRAAFAALGIDNFKLITSDDLYVFAYLRSLTVAVTATALLLLIGYPIAYGMARLPKRWQAVAMVLVIVPFWTSFLIRIYAWINILQHDGLLNQFLLALHLVSAPVVWLSTDTAMYIGIVYSYLPFMILPLYATLAKMEPALEEAAGDLGAPPWQVFWLVTFPLSLPGVGAGVLLCFIPIVGEFVIPDLLAGSNSLMIGQTLWLEFFTNKDWPVASSAAIVLLVVLLLPLLLYERLQRRQLEER; encoded by the coding sequence ATGAGCGCGCGCCGGATTTTCGCGCGCCCGGCGCGCTTCGCCGCGATCGCCCCTTATGTCTGGATGGTGCTGTTCTTCCTGGTGCCGTTCGGTTTCGTGCTGAAGATCAGCCTGTCGCAGACGGCAATCGCGCAGCCGCCTTACGAGCCGGTGTTCGACCTGACGGCCGGGTGGACGGCGATCCGCGCGGCCTTTGCCGCGCTGGGAATCGACAATTTCAAGCTGATCACCTCCGACGACCTTTATGTGTTCGCCTATCTGCGCAGTCTCACCGTTGCGGTGACGGCGACCGCGTTGCTGCTGCTGATCGGCTATCCCATCGCGTACGGCATGGCGCGGCTGCCGAAGCGCTGGCAGGCGGTGGCGATGGTGCTGGTGATCGTGCCGTTCTGGACCTCGTTCCTGATCCGCATCTATGCCTGGATCAATATCCTCCAGCACGACGGCCTGCTCAATCAGTTCCTGCTGGCGCTGCATCTGGTCAGCGCGCCGGTGGTGTGGCTGTCCACCGACACCGCGATGTATATCGGCATCGTCTATTCCTATTTGCCGTTCATGATCCTGCCGCTCTACGCCACGCTCGCCAAGATGGAGCCGGCACTGGAGGAAGCGGCCGGCGATCTGGGCGCGCCGCCCTGGCAGGTCTTCTGGCTGGTGACATTTCCACTGTCGCTGCCGGGCGTCGGCGCCGGCGTGCTGTTGTGCTTCATTCCGATCGTCGGCGAGTTCGTGATCCCGGATCTTCTCGCCGGCTCCAATTCGCTGATGATCGGCCAGACGCTATGGCTCGAATTCTTCACCAACAAGGATTGGCCGGTGGCGTCGAGCGCAGCGATCGTGCTGCTCGTAGTGCTGCTGCTGCCGCTACTGCTCTATGAGCGGCTGCAGCGGCGGCAGTTGGAGGAGCGGTGA
- a CDS encoding ABC transporter permease, with amino-acid sequence MRKFSRLSRFNIASLALGLAFLYLPILILVIYSFNASRLVTVWGGWSLRWYHEFFGDRAMIEASWMSLRVAVASATIATLIGTLAAVALARGERFRGRTLFSGMLYAPLVMPEVITGLSLLLLFVALNAERGFWTVTIAHTTLTMCFVAVVVQSRLGSLDRSLEEAAMDLGCAPVRAFLSVTLPLIAPAIVAGWMLAFTLSLDDLVIASFTTGPGSATLPIRIYSEVRLGVKPEINAICTLVIALIAIVIVIASLASKLSSSQGKSAAPL; translated from the coding sequence ATGCGCAAATTCTCTCGCCTGTCCCGCTTCAACATCGCTTCGCTCGCGCTCGGGCTCGCCTTCCTCTATCTGCCGATCCTCATTCTCGTCATCTACTCCTTCAACGCCTCGCGGCTGGTGACGGTGTGGGGCGGCTGGTCGCTGCGCTGGTACCACGAGTTCTTTGGCGACCGCGCCATGATCGAGGCATCCTGGATGAGCCTGCGGGTCGCGGTCGCGTCCGCAACCATCGCCACGCTGATCGGTACGCTGGCCGCGGTGGCGCTGGCGCGCGGCGAGCGCTTTCGCGGCCGTACGTTGTTCTCCGGCATGCTCTATGCGCCGCTGGTGATGCCGGAGGTGATCACGGGATTGTCGCTGCTGCTGCTGTTCGTTGCGCTGAACGCCGAGCGTGGCTTCTGGACGGTGACGATCGCGCATACCACGCTGACGATGTGTTTCGTCGCCGTCGTCGTGCAGTCGCGCCTCGGCTCGCTCGACCGGTCGCTGGAGGAGGCGGCGATGGACCTCGGCTGCGCCCCCGTGCGCGCCTTCCTGTCGGTGACGTTGCCGCTGATTGCACCAGCGATCGTCGCCGGGTGGATGCTCGCCTTCACCCTCTCGCTCGACGATCTCGTGATTGCAAGCTTCACCACGGGGCCCGGCTCGGCGACGCTGCCGATACGGATCTATTCCGAGGTGCGGCTGGGCGTGAAGCCCGAGATCAATGCGATCTGCACCCTGGTGATCGCCCTGATCGCGATCGTCATCGTTATCGCCTCGCTCGCTTCAAAGCTATCGAGTTCGCAGGGCAAGAGCGCGGCGCCGCTATAG
- a CDS encoding carbohydrate ABC transporter permease yields the protein MAITLSGDQSIPASPLSPRLTPAQAWGIALLAPYLLVFLAFVVYPVCYGLWLARAPSNYVALYNDPIFARAAVNTLIFLVIGINIKMLIALFLSGFFAVQRTWIKWLSVIFILPWAVPSIPTILSVRFMLNPEWGMINHLIFSLTGDDGPNWLNDPTVALTMAIGVHIWKSLPFWTLILITGRLAIAQDLFEAAEVDGASWWQKFRFITWPSMQTLYITCTLLSMIWTLGDFNSVYLLTGGGPADLTHVLSTLGIRYLRLDQLSLAMASIVCAMPFVLPLVYFMMKRLSR from the coding sequence ATGGCGATCACGCTCTCTGGCGATCAGTCGATCCCCGCCTCCCCCTTGTCGCCGCGGCTGACCCCGGCGCAGGCCTGGGGCATCGCGCTGCTCGCGCCCTACCTGCTCGTTTTCCTCGCCTTCGTGGTCTATCCCGTCTGCTACGGGCTATGGCTGGCGCGGGCCCCGTCGAACTATGTCGCGCTCTACAACGACCCGATCTTCGCGCGCGCCGCGGTCAATACGCTGATCTTCCTGGTGATCGGCATCAACATCAAGATGCTGATCGCGCTGTTCCTGTCCGGCTTCTTCGCCGTGCAGCGCACCTGGATCAAGTGGCTCTCGGTGATCTTCATCCTGCCCTGGGCGGTGCCGTCGATCCCGACCATCCTGTCGGTCCGCTTCATGCTCAATCCCGAATGGGGCATGATCAACCACCTGATCTTCTCTTTGACCGGCGATGACGGCCCGAACTGGCTGAATGACCCGACCGTGGCGCTGACCATGGCGATCGGCGTGCACATCTGGAAGTCGCTGCCGTTCTGGACGCTGATCCTGATCACCGGGCGCCTTGCAATCGCGCAGGACCTGTTCGAGGCCGCCGAGGTCGATGGCGCGAGCTGGTGGCAGAAATTCCGCTTCATCACCTGGCCGTCGATGCAGACGCTCTACATCACCTGCACGCTGCTCTCGATGATCTGGACGCTCGGCGATTTCAACAGCGTCTATCTGCTCACCGGCGGCGGCCCGGCCGACCTCACGCACGTGCTGTCGACGCTCGGTATCCGCTATCTCCGGCTCGACCAGCTGTCGCTCGCGATGGCCTCCATCGTCTGCGCGATGCCGTTCGTCCTGCCGCTCGTGTATTTCATGATGAAACGGTTGTCGCGATGA